One genomic segment of Hordeum vulgare subsp. vulgare chromosome 2H, MorexV3_pseudomolecules_assembly, whole genome shotgun sequence includes these proteins:
- the LOC123429723 gene encoding uncharacterized protein LOC123429723 — MGRWLKPDVYPLIGAMSLVTGMCVFQLTRNVFLNPDVRVSKSNRQSAVLENAEEGERYSQHAFRRFVSAHRPEVFPAINRFFSGFSAK; from the exons ATGGGCCGTTGGTTGAAGCCAGAT GTTTACCCGCTGATCGGCGCCATGTCGCTGGTGACGGGGATGTGCGTCTTCCAGCTCACCAGGAACGTCTTCCTCAACCCGGACGTCAG GGTCAGCAAGAGCAACCGGCAGAGCGCGGTGCTGGAGAACGCGGAGGAGGGCGAGAGGTACAGCCAGCACGCCTTCCGCCGCTTCGTCAGCGCTCATCGCCCAGAGGTCTTCCCGGCCATCAACCGCTTCTTCTCAGGGTTCAGCGCCAAGTGA